In Chthonomonadales bacterium, the following are encoded in one genomic region:
- the plsX gene encoding phosphate acyltransferase PlsX: protein MRIAIDVMGGDLGPGEVVRGVAAAAREPGQTASFILVGDESVVRAELERARPVPPSVQVRHASQIIGMHDRPSEAYRRKPDASVVVAARLVRDDEANAFISIGNTGAAMAAAVYLLRPIEGIDRPAIATPLPSLREPVVLLDAGANVDCSPHQILEFAIMGLAYARRVLGRTAPSVALLSNGEEDSKGNELTRAAHKLLRESIPAFSGNIEGREVFGGMADVVVCDGFAGNILLKTGEGVAEMVLNMVREELTRHRWMSLPLLLLQKRLRALRSRIDYREFGGAPLLGVNGVCIVGHGRSDARAIGNAIRVAAASVEQDLVQEIARDIAARRSPQLT, encoded by the coding sequence GTGAGCCCGGCCAGACCGCGTCATTCATACTGGTCGGCGACGAGAGCGTGGTGCGCGCGGAGTTGGAGCGCGCGCGTCCCGTGCCGCCGTCGGTTCAGGTCCGCCACGCATCCCAGATCATCGGCATGCACGATCGGCCGAGTGAGGCCTACCGGCGCAAGCCCGACGCATCCGTCGTCGTGGCGGCGCGCCTGGTGCGCGACGACGAGGCGAACGCGTTCATCTCCATCGGCAACACCGGCGCCGCGATGGCCGCCGCGGTCTACCTGCTGCGTCCGATCGAGGGCATCGACCGGCCGGCCATCGCCACGCCCCTGCCGTCGCTGCGCGAGCCTGTCGTTCTCCTGGATGCCGGCGCCAACGTCGACTGTTCGCCGCACCAGATCCTGGAGTTCGCCATCATGGGGCTCGCGTACGCGCGCCGCGTGCTCGGGCGCACCGCCCCCAGCGTGGCCTTGCTCTCCAACGGCGAGGAGGACAGCAAGGGCAACGAGCTTACCCGCGCCGCCCACAAGCTGTTGCGCGAGAGCATCCCCGCCTTCAGTGGCAACATCGAGGGACGCGAGGTGTTCGGCGGCATGGCCGATGTGGTGGTCTGCGACGGCTTCGCGGGGAACATCCTCTTGAAGACCGGCGAGGGCGTGGCGGAGATGGTGCTCAACATGGTTCGGGAGGAGTTGACGCGCCATCGATGGATGTCGCTGCCGCTGCTTCTGCTCCAGAAGCGCCTTCGCGCCCTCCGCAGCCGCATCGACTACCGCGAGTTCGGCGGGGCCCCCCTGCTCGGCGTCAACGGAGTGTGCATCGTCGGGCATGGCCGGTCTGACGCGCGGGCGATCGGCAACGCGATCCGCGTGGCGGCGGCCTCCGTGGAGCAGGATCTGGTGCAGGAGATCGCGCGCGACATCGCGGCGCGGCGGTCGCCTCAGTTGACCTAG